The DNA window TgagggaagattgaggaaTCTGGAAGGTTGTGGGCTTCGATCCGAGGAGAGAATTTGGAGTTTGAacggagaagaagatgagaatacGAAAGGGATCGaaatacacttttttttttctttttttgttgggtgTAAACTGTAATGTAAAATCAGACAGCTCTCGTTTGTGAATTTCGCGTGCATTTCCTGTTTCTTCCCAATttacctaaatttttaattttatagttctccaattttcttttatttatttatttaaatatcaaggGAGTATTTGAACGTTCCTctatgatttaaataattgaattatgaatataatattaatcttATAGGTAAATCATTGCAATTTCTATTCCCAACTTTAATATCTCacaaatttctatttatgacttcaaaaaaaaatgtaaaatataattatatttctaatatatatcatatatggAAAgggatttaaattaaaatagatcCAATTTAAATCGAGTCGTAGTAGACTTTAATGGAGTAATAATCAATGATGGGACAACATTTTAATGTCTAAATTGATGGTTCTTTTATCAACTTGAATgtaaccaaacaaaaattactTTGAACTAGATAGAATTATACTTCATTCCGATTAACTTAAATTAGTCTAATTTCAAATGttctcaaaaataaattgaagcTCTCCTTCATTTTCCTTAGAACTTTGATTAAGCTATATTGCATCAGAATTAAGAGCTTTAATTTCTTTGCATGGAATTCTAAGGTTGCTTGACAATAACAACGGGACATTTCGCATATTTGGCACAGTAATCACTCACGCTCCCAAGCAGTGCCCTGCAAACACAAATTAACATAAGTGAGTATCCATCCTACCTAATATTTTGTTGCTTATGATCTGTTTAATATTGGCGTGACGGAAttagtataaaaaaattgttcacacatatattaattaagaaacGTTTTGCTCTTGAGAGTAATTTCAAAATGAACATAAAGAAATGAGATAGCCAAAAATTTGAACGGACCTCTGGAAGAAACCATAACCATGGCATCCCATAACCAAGGTATCGGCTTCAAGCTTCTCCACAGTACGACATATCACGTTCTTCGCATCTCCCCTCCCTACTACTCTCTCCAAATTTACCTGCAACACAACAGGTGTTCGACAAAATGCCACTCAGAAAATCAACACATACAAAAACAATCAAACTAAACAGATCACAGATCAGAGATTAGAAATCAGAGATAGTCGATCCATTACATTCGTATTAAACTTCGCATATACTGCTTCGGCTCTCTTCATCACCGCACTAACCAGATCCTTGCCGTGCTTTTCCATCGCCGAAATCACATCGCTCGAAAACACATAGCCTAAAGTACAAACAAACcgtcaaaattcaaattcacgAAATCAGATGCCTGAATCGAAAATTTTTACCCGGCGCATCGAAGGAGGAAATGGAAATGGCCGGAGACGGCTTGACGTAGAGGAGAATCAGAGTGTTTTTGGTATCTGGAGAAGTGAGATTTGAGAGACACCATTGCAAGGCGAACATACTCTCTTCACTCTCGTCTACAGCAACCACGATCCTCTGTCCGTTCACCTTCAACGATTTCGCGGCTTCCATAATCGCCTTCTTCACCGGATTTGGTTGAGTTAATGTAAATTATTGAGATGATAATAGCGCCCGtaatgtgtgtgtatatatatggcGTGGAGAAGTGTATTGGCCTCAGGTTCTGGATGAGACAGCGGAACCCATTTTTGTTTAGGGCGAAAtgcataattttattgaatccaTTGAGCGACGAATTTAAATCTATCCGTTTCTATTTCTGTGATTTTAACGTAACAGCTTATCCGAGCACAAAAGCCccttgatatttttttaataaaattttaattaattaaataattaaataatttaaaaaaatcagttTAATGCtgatattaaaagaaacaagccaaaaacaataattattaaagttaTATTATGAAATATGTCACACATCACATCTCATTCAAATAGCTTttaattactttctttttattcaaatacCATGTCCTACAACTCCAAGTTGTCcgaagaataaaataaaataaaataaaataaaataaaataaagctatgatctataaataaatttttatgtgaattaaaataaaatactaaatgttcgagaaaaaattagaataattagAGTCAAAGCAGTGAACTCTAGAAGTTAGAGATTTATTTACCTTAAGAACTGTTAATCATGAGAAACAAAGGTGAGATCGAGAGGatgattttattaatgtttagAGCGTTTAAATATGATAcaaactataaataatatctaaTAATGAGAATATATAACTAATTAAATCTTGTaaacaagataaaataaagaaaaaatattaactaaaatatactgctaataaaattatacataaaatatactactaacaattccaaaatatatatatatatatatatatatatatatatatatattaacggATTACGGCTAAGAAAAGATattaactaactaaatcttgtaaatgacataaaatatattgctAATCAAATCATAGGATAAAATATAGTACTAATAActcaacaataaaataaaaatattaacgaatatttaagatataatccataactaattattaagatatattctctaaatatcatattttaataggaacattatttaattagagACAGAACAACAGCCACTTTATTCAACCAATAGAACTCAGCATTTAGTACAACATGTTATAGTTATGGTTTGAAACCCTTGCAACTCTGATAAAGAGTCGTTTGCttattgtgaaaaaaaaaagatcctGATCTTCCTTTTGAATCAAACTAGGTCGGAAGAAGCTaccatttatattattattagatcAAAAACCTCGTAATCAAATAGTTACCTTTCAATTCAATTGATGGGTGCACATATCGTAAAATGGAGCAAAATGAGGGACTAAAAAGTGCAAATTGGATGATGTTTTGATGGGGACAGCAGTGAGGAGATATTATTTCTAGAGATAAAgatgaaattttcattttcttttattgaatattgtaaaattaaattttagatacaatttctttttaaatatatttatattttgttttaaaaattattacttaTAATCACAATTGTTTAACCtttcaataattgaaatatgctTTTTGTGATGTTaatgattaaaatagatatttttaaactataatagttgctttttttttttttttttttttaagttaatgaatcatttaaatgtttttagaCGAAAAAGTTAgactttttaaaagttaaataatatttctttttccatatttaaataaatttaaaaattaatgtttgatattattttactCGAACAATAATTGAGGTTTAATTTGTCtcttttttgtataattttccTTAGTTAAAAATCCAATTTGGCTCTGAACTTTCATGACT is part of the Cucurbita pepo subsp. pepo cultivar mu-cu-16 chromosome LG03, ASM280686v2, whole genome shotgun sequence genome and encodes:
- the LOC111791859 gene encoding universal stress protein A-like protein, with the protein product MEAAKSLKVNGQRIVVAVDESEESMFALQWCLSNLTSPDTKNTLILLYVKPSPAISISSFDAPGYVFSSDVISAMEKHGKDLVSAVMKRAEAVYAKFNTNVNLERVVGRGDAKNVICRTVEKLEADTLVMGCHGYGFFQRALLGSVSDYCAKYAKCPVVIVKQP